The Micromonas commoda chromosome 6, complete sequence genome includes the window GGGCTTGTAGATGTTGTGCACCACGGTCGCGCCCGCCAGCATCGACCCGAGGGACAGCACGTAGAATCGAAGCGGGAGCATCGAagtgagcgacgcgacgcgagttTTTGGCAAAAAGGGTGACGACGACTTGATGAGCTTGACGACTTGACTCGACTCTGAAAACTGTTGAAGGAagggcccgtcgccgccgcttgATACTAGGGTAGTGGATACAATTAAAAGAAGAGGGGCGCGGGTTTAGCCCTAACCCCACCACGTGCCGACCCTCACTTCGTGTCCTTGAACAGCTTGGGCGCCACGCAGTGATCGACGCAGCCCCACATGTCGAAGTACTGCCCCGTGCAGTGCGCCTCGCCCGTGGCGTCCTTCTCGATCCGGGTCTGGCAAGCCTCGTACGCTTCGATGAACTTCTGGCACTTGGGCTTGcacgcctcctcgaggtcggGGCGGTGGTCCACCGggtcttcgtcgtcggacctgtgcgcgggggggggggggACGGGTCGGGGCGGAGGTCAGCGGCGGGGCGTGGCATGGacgggacgcgacgatcaAATTTTCACCGCCCATCTGCGAGAGAGGGCCGGTGCA containing:
- a CDS encoding predicted protein, with translation MGGENLIVASDDEDPVDHRPDLEEACKPKCQKFIEAYEACQTRIEKDATGEAHCTGQYFDMWGCVDHCVAPKLFKDTK